atttttttttattattattatttttttttttcggtttaATCCGGGGGATTTGGAGGAATTAAGGTTGTTTTGCAAGGGCTCGCGCCTGGTTGTGATCCCCCTGATCCCAGGGGGTTTAGCTGAGAGCTCACGCCTGGAAAACGGCACCGGGtcccccggggggctccgccAAAAGCCacgccggggccgggggggctcagGGTGCCCGTGCCCCTGGCTAAGTGGGGGAGTTGCCCCCCGTTATCTGCCGAAGCCCCTCATTTTGCTGCCCACCATCAGCTCAGGAGGGCTGCGATGGAAATTTCCTCCCGCTCCTCCCCGGCTCCCAGACAAGGCTGGAATTAACGCAGCTAATTACCGCCGCAATTAAAGCGTGGCGGGGAGGAACAGCTTCGATCCCCCGCGCTGACGCTAACGGCACGGACGCAGCagggggctccccggggctctggggctccccggggctctGCTTCGCTTggggggagccccccggggccgtgTCACCGCCTGGCCATGGACCCCCTGCGCCACcaggcagcggggccgcccctgcctcagtttccccactggCTGCATTGCACAGAGGCTGCTTTCCTCCGGTGCAAGAGCATCCAGAAGCCACCACGTCTTCACCCAGCACCCATTTGGCCACCCCCAGATCCCCCCGGGGATGCTGTGCCCGCGTGCAGGACCCCAAAAAGCCCCAcgccccagcacccagcacccgcACGGGTGATGCTGCgccccagggctgggctcgGGAGTTGCAGCACCCTGATTTCTCCCCCCCGCGGGGGGcgagaggaagaggaggggtcCCCACCTCGAAGGTGAAGGGGTAGGCGTGCTCGCCCAGCTTCTTGATCAGCCGCTCCTGCAGCCGCGTCAGGGGCTTCTTCTCCTCGGGGACCGGGGGGAAGGCCTGCACGTTGGCCACGAACAGGTCCTTGCGGAACGTCAGCCCCAGCACATCCAGGTCCTCGCGGCCGTAGCGGAAGGCGCAGGTCAGCGTCACGAAGACTGGAGGGCGGCAAAGGCGGGCACGGTGGCACCACGGCACAGTGGCATCACGGCACGGTGGCACCATGGCACGGTGGCATCATGGCACAGTGGCATCATGGCACGGTGGCATCACGGCATGGTGGCATCAAGGCACGGTGGCATCACGGCACGGTGGCATCACGGCATGGTGACGCCACAGCATGGTGACACCACGGCATGGTGGGATGGCACTGCAGCATGGTGGCACCACGGCACGCTAGCACCATGGCACAGTGGCACCGTGGCATGGTGGCATCACGGCGTGGTGGCACCATGGCACAGAGGCACCATGGCACAGCGACATCACGGCATGGTGGCACCATGGCATGGCGGCATCACGGCACGGTGGCCAAGGCACAGTGGCATCACGGCACAGCGGCACCATGGCACAGTAGCATCAAGGCACGGTGACACCATGGCACGGTGGCACCACGGCACGGTGGCACCACGGCACGGTGGCACCACGGCACAATGGCGCTGCAGCACGGTGGCACCCCAGCTCATCCCAGCCCCACCAGTTTCAACCCAGGTGGCACCGGGACGCAGTGGTGGCACCCGGGAGGTGCCGtgatggggagctggggacaagCGGCACTGGTTGGGTCCCcgtgggacagggacagggatggggatgtgACCTCAGGGCAGCCACCACAGAGCAGGGGGGGGCTGGAAAACCTCACCCAAGGGCCCAGCAAACCCCAGCACCAGGTGGGACCATGCAAGGGGGGGGACCATCGTCCCCTGTGGGTGCcacccccctgtccccaggtgTCAGGCCCCCCCCGACGTtaccttttctctccttcaggTACTCGGGATCCACCAGCACCACTCCGTCTgcaagggaagagcagcagggtgggggGGACGTGCCAgcaaggcgggggggggggggggggggccacaCAGGGACCCCTGGAACACCCCTGCCACCACCCCGGGGCCACCAGCACGGGGACACCCGGCCCCACTCACCCACGGGGTCCACCACGTCGATGTGGTCCACGAAGTCCCGCTTCCCCAGGTAGACCGTGAGCTGCGGGGACACGAGAGGGACACCGGGGTGAGGGCTCGATCCCGGTCCCCACCTCGCCATCCATCACCCCTCTCAGGGCCGGcacccccctgcctccccagggctTTGGGGGGCTTCTCCtggtggggaaactgaggcacggggtGCACGGGCATCACCcggagctgggctggaggaggaaatGGGGGCACGCTGGGGAGGTCCCCGAGCGCACACATCATTACTGACCCCCCAGTGGGGACTGCCCGGGACCCTTTGCAGCCCCCTGGCGCAGGGACCATGCCCAGGATGCTCCCCCGGTTTGGGAGAGGCTCTGCGGTGAggatgggggctgcaggggcaggtTTGGGGCAGGGGAGCTGGGCTCCCAGTTttggccccccccccggggacacCGCTGTCCCCGTCCTTTCCGCCACGCGGACCCAGCTGCGAAACCAAGAGGCCGCAGCAAGAAcctgcaggggctgcggggagggagcggggccaACGAGCCCGGGATGCTGCCGAGCATCTCCACCCGGGGGACCCAGCGATttggggggggccggggcgggggggggacagtCACAGCGGGGCCACCCCCCCAAACCCTGGAGGGGACGCTGGGCACGGTGCTGAGGGAGAAGCAAcgccaggggctgcagagcgGCGGCCGCATGGCCGGGAGGCAGCCGCTGCCTGGATCCGTCCCCGCAGCCCTCACCACAAATCCGATTTGCGCCGCCCCAGCTGGAGCTCGTTAGACCCCAGCCTCATCCCATTAGGCTCCCGGGggagcgcccccccccccccccccctccggcccCGCAGCCTGGCTCAgcccccaccagcaccaccagccgAAAGCATCCCCGTGGGGCGTGCAGGacccctgcagccccggggGTCGCAGCCCCCCGATTAAACCCCTGACCAtgggcacgggcacgggcacgtccccccggccctgccgtgcctcagtttccctgctgggggaagggggaCCCCCGCGGCGGCGCTTACCTTCCCGTTGGGACTCGCCTTCTTGAACACCCTGCAAAAAAGCCAAGGGGAAGGCGAGTTAGGGGGCACCGGGATGGGACGGGGGCCGCGGGCTGagctcccagccccctgcctcagtttcccattGGGGCTGGAAGGGGGCCGGAGCCAGCCAGGTCCCACCGCAGGGCCCTCGCTCCTGGCTCTTGGCAGCCTCGCCACGGCTGGCAGCCCGAGGTTTTTCCCACTTAATTCCCCCCCAGGGAAGCTTTTCCTATAAATCCGGCCGCGCCGGCGGTGTCGCCTTACAGCTGCTGGCCCGCAGCGAGCGCTCGGGGCTGGGCAAGGCGCTGGTCCTGGTGCTGCACCACAGCCGCAGGCTGCTCGCCGAGCCACGGGTGGGGGATCGGGGGGCTCCAACAGGgccccccatccccatccagcTGCGCAAGGTGCAGTGCaaggtgctggtgctgtgcaaGGAGCTGTGCAAGGTGTTGGTGCAAGGTGCCGTGCAAAGGCCCTGTGCCAGGTAAGCTGCTGTGCAAGGTGCTGCGCGAGGTGCTGCCGCTGTGCAAGGTGTTGGTGCAAGGTGCTGTGCAAAGGCCGTGTCATGCAAGGTGCTGCCACTGTGCAAGGTGCTCTGCCAAGCGCCGGTGCTGTGCAAGGTGCTGTGCAAGGGGTTGTGCAAACACCCTGCTACGGCAGGTGCCACGCAACGGCCCCACTGTTCAGGGAGTTGTGCGAGGCGCTGTGCAAAGGCCCTGCTGTGCAAAATGCTGTGCAAGGTGCCGGTGCTGTGCAAGGTGTTGTGCAAGTGCCACGCAAAGGCCCTGCTGTGCAAGGTGCTCTGCGAAGTGCTCTGCAGTACGAGGCACTGTGCAAAGGCCCTGTTCAAGGCGTTGTGCGAGGTGTTGTGCAAAGGCCCTGCTGTGCAAGGTGTCTGCAAGATGCCGGTGCTGTGCAAGATGCCAGTGCTGAGCAAGTTGCTGTGCAAGGTGCCGTGCACAGGCCCTGCTGTGCCAGGTGCTGTGCAAGAAGCCAATGCTGAGCTAGGTGCCCTGCAAGGCACTGTGCAAAGGCCCTGTTCAAGGTGCTGTGCAAGGCGTTGTGCTAAGGCCCTGCTGTGCAAGGTGTCTGCAAGATGCCAGTGCTGTGCAAGGTGCCGTGCAAGATGCCAGTGCTGAGCAAGGCACTGTACAAGGTGCCGTGCAAGGTGCCGTGCAAAGGCCCTGCTGCGCAAGGTGCTCTGCAAGATGCCAGTGCTGTGCAAGGTGCCATACAAGGCACCGTGCGCAGGCCCTGCTGTGCAAGGTGCTGTGCAAGGCGCTCTGCAAAGCGCCGCTGCAATGCAAAGTGCCACGCAGAGGCCCTGCAGCGCGATGCGTTGTGCAAGGTGCAGCCCAAGGAGTTGTGCAAGGAGTTGTGCAAGGTGCCGCGCCACGCACGGCCAGGCTCCCTGCAAGCTGGGAACAGCGGGGCACGGAGGGGCAgggtccggggggggggtccccggccAACCCTCGCGCAGCGGAGCGCAGGGGGCAGGCGCCCAGACGCCACGGTGATGGGCGGCCGCACGCTCCCCGGGCGCTGGGGAGGCAGCACGAAGCCTCCCAGAGGCTTCCTCGCCCTTCCCAGCTTTTGCTGGTTCCCAAATATCCGAAGGGAACCCCAAAAAAACCAAGCTTTGCAGGCGGGGGGTGCCAGCGGGGTgcccctccccgcctcccctGGCGCACAGCCACCCGTAATGGGCTCTCCCCGGATAATCTGCGCTCGCCGTGAAATTCTATTAAAGCTGCCCTGGAAGATTATCAGCGGCGTTTCAGGCCGGGAAAACAATTAAAGACAAACGCCGGGcgctcggcacggctcggccaaaaaggcaggaggaggctcCCGGTGGCACAGGAGGGCCGGGGACGTCGGCGTCCCGCCCAgcctggggacggggacagcccCGGGGGCGCCTTGTGGAAAAGGGTCCCCAAAACgcaggagggttgggggggatttggggggaaCAACCCCAAAGCAAGGTGGGGTGGGTCTGGGGGCGCAGCAGATTTCCCCGGCTGGAAAACCAGCAGcggctggggcgggggggggggggggggagacggGAGAAAGCTGCTGAAACCCCACGCTTTTGGGGCAGGCGAAAACGTGCGGTTTTGCCAGGAAGCAACGTTCATTCATTTGGTTCCAGAAGGCAGAGCGGGGCCACCAAAACTGCCCTGGGCGTGCTTTCCGCCCCCAAAACCGCCCCGCAGCGGCCCCCGGCCCTTCCTGCGGCACAGCACCGGGCTCCACGGGGaccctccagcccctgctggaGGTCGGGGGGGACACAGCACTGCCCCCCTGCGCCTCCGGGGACTTTTTGGGGTGCCCCGCAGGAGGGAGGATGCTGCGGCGCTGGGGGCGGCTGACGGCCCGGCCACGGCTCTGGGTGGGGGCACGGGGAACCACGAGTGTCCTGGCGTCCTCCTCTGGTTCCCAAGGTCTCCGTGTCCCTGCATGTGTCCCAGGGTCCCCGTATCTGTCCCCTGGTGGCTCTGTCccagtgtccccatgtccctgcagcCGTGCCCCAGGGTCTCTGGGTCCCTGCATCCCTGCCCCAACGTCCctatgtccccatgtccccatgtcaTGGCCCAGGAGGGTCACAGGAGCCACCCCCAACAGGCAAAGGGACATTGGGCTCGGGGCCACCAGGGCGATGGCCAAGGACATCCCACGGCAAGCAGGGGGgtgcgggggccgggggcgttTCCTTGACCCCGCGTTAGCAGCAGGGAGATGGGGGCATGGAGAAACCCTTTGCCAGGGCCACCAACACCCTGGGGCTCCTCGGGGACCTCCCCGGTGCCCTCCGGGAGCAAAGCCACCGGTGGGACCGGGGTGGACGTGGGAGCACGGCCACAAGGGGACCCAGGGGACCGAGCGCAGCGGCGCGGCCCCGCAGAGCGAGCGAAGCTGGCGTTAACGGGCGTGCTACCGGCGTGcaaaaacgggggggggggggggggggggggaaggtgcaGTGCCACCCAGGCGAGGCATCTTCCGGGTGCAAACGGAGCCGCCGTAGGGCCGGAGCCGCCCTTCTCCGGGCACCCAAGGGTGACCCCACGGAGTCACCGGGGTCCTGCCACGCGCCGGGGGCCGCCGGGTGCCCTCCCCGGCGGGCTGGGCTGGCCCCGCTGCCGGGAAGTCCCCGCGGCCCCCTCGAGGCCCTGGTTCCACAAAGACGCCCGCTAACGCTAACGAAGCCGGGCGCACGCGAGAGCAGCGGCGCTGCTGCAGCGGGGCCGAGCAGGAAACAATTACTCAcggcgcccgcccgcccgccgcggggccACCCTGCACCGGGGCACGGCGAGCACCGGGGGTGTGGGAAACGGGGTGGCCCCACCCTGGGGGTGCGGGGACCCCAAAGCACCGTGGTGTTAGTGCAGGGACCCCAAAGCCCTATGTTATGGGtgcagcagcccacagcccaatgctctgggtgcagggacCCTAAAGCACCgtgctctgggtgcagggacCCCACAGCCCTACACTGTGGGTGCAGGGACCCCATAGCCTCATGTTGTGGGTGCAAGGACCCTAAAGCACCATGCAGCGGGTGCAGGGACCCCAAAGCCCTGTGCTGTGGGTGCAGGGACCCTAAAGCACCATGCAGTGGGTGCAGAGACCCCAAAGCCCTACTCTGTGGGTACAGCACCCCATAACCCCACGCAGTGGGTGCAGGGACCCCAAAGCCCCACGCAGTGGGTGCAGGGACCCCATAGCCTCATGTTGTGGGTGCGAGAACCCTAAAGCACCATGCAGCGGGTGCAGCACCCCATAACCCCATGTAGTGGGTacagggaccttaaagccccACCCTGTGGGTGCAGGGACCCTAAAGCACCATGCAGTGGGTGCAGGGACCCCAAAGCCCCATACTACGGTGCAGCACCCCACACACCCCTACAGCCAGGCCTCTCCAAGCCcaaaagcagaggcaggagcagggagggggccAGCAGGgacgcccccagccccagcagccccccccttcctcccggcacccccagccctggtcCCCACGGGGCACACGGTGGCACCGCGCACCCCCCCAAACCCAAGCACCCCCAAAGCCCTGAAGGGGCCAGGATTTGGGGGTGCCATTGATGCTGGTCCTggccccccctccccaagctgggggcgggggggactCACTGACCCAAACCAGCATAGTTTAGGAAATAACGCCGGGGATGGGGTGCCTGGACCCGTCCCTATGGGATGCCCTGGACGGGGGGGCTCCCCCAGAACCCACAGTGGGATTTTGGCCCCCCCTTTTGcctgctgccacccccccccccgaagctgaggagggagggaagaggaagcgctggcccttccctcccccccgGCCCTTCCTGGTGCCGAGAGCTGGGGACGTGCAGCAGGAAGCTGCCGCTGGCCCTACAAATCCCCTAtttcccccccccagggccGAGGGACCCCCGCtgcggggctggcagccccgtgccccccccccccccccggcaccctgCCACGGGGCTGCGGGCTCGCCCCGGCCGCCGGCCGGATCCTGCTCTCGCCTCCGCATCGATCGGGTTCCTTAACGAGCTCGTCAGGCACCCGGGCGGCCGCTCGGCACTAACGACCGCTTCGTTTGGTGGCTGCTAATTGAGTGGGGTCCCCTCCGCTCTCCGCTCCTCCGGATTGACGAGCGATGCCAGCgatccccccccccaccccgggagCGGGGCCAAGGTGCTGCCACCCGCCTGCTCCTGGGGTCTCTGACACCCACCGGGACCCCTCCGCGGCCCCATAAGGGGGCTTCGGCCCCGAAATCCCCCCCGCGCCTCGCCAGGGTCCCTTGGCACGGAAGCGCGCTGGCGCTGGGATCCGGGATGTCTGGATCCTGCTGTTATTTAGGAGAGTTTGTTCTCCAAACAAAGTCCAGGAAGCCAAAGTCTCCCCTCCCGGGCCGGCGGCCAGGGCTCGCTCCCGCACCCGTCGCACGGCCGAGGTCCCCGGCCCGGCTCCCGACCCCACACCCGGCCCTGGGGGCACCGTGGCTGCTGAGCCCAGGGCACCCCGAGGGGCTCTCTGGGGTTTAGGGCCGCATTTTGGGGGCACGGGGCGGGCGGGAGGCCGCGAGGGGATGTCCCCAAAGTGAGCGGGCGAGGGGCCGTATCGTGGCACCAGCACCCCAAAAGCCCCCACGCCAGGCATTACTGCGGGGTCCCAGGATGGCGCCTCTGTAGGAACGGGTGCAGGGTGCGATTCCGGGGACCCCCATCCCACGTCTCCCCCCACTCCCAGCTCCGTCTTCGCCCCCTCCAAGCCGCCGCAGCACCGGCGCTGGGGGACGCGCGCCTTTTTGGAGATGCTGCGAAGAAGCAGGCGACGCTCGGCTGCTTATGGGGTCAGGGCAGCCCCGGTGGTGCCGGCGGCTGTGGGGCTCCGGTGCTGACCCCACAGGGaccttccccagctccttccccggCTCCTTGCAGCTCAGGGCTTTGGGGGGGCTCGGCAGGAGGCGGCTGCTGACGCACGGGGCCGCACCGGCCGGGGAGCACCCACGGGTGCGGGGCCAGCTCCTGCACCAGGGGCTCGTCCCAGGGACCCCCGGGGCGCACCCCAAACCTGGTGGCCCCAACGTGGGGTCAGCGGGAGCCGTGCTGCAGGCCCCGAAAGcggggtgtcccccccccccagccccacgatGCAGACGCTGGGATGGGTGGAAACGGTGCTTTGGGGCATCCCCGGAGCCTGGCAGCAAAGGggccccggccgtgcccccccccccccccccccgccccggtccCCGGGGAACACCAAACCCCGCTGAATGAATCAGGGGGAGCGCGGCCCTcggggctgctccccgcagcctccagctgctcctAATTTCATCCCGGCCCTTTTAATAACCTGCAGAGCTTCGAAAATAACAATGGGGCCACCACCGGGATCGCACCGGCGCACGATGGGGTttagggctgggggggggggggggggggagaaattTGGGATTTGTCATCCCAAACCCCCGGCTCCCGGGCACGCGAGGGCCCCGAACAGCGGTGCGGGGGCCGGCGGGATGCAGAAGGCCCCCCCCCACCAGGCCACGAGAGCATCGCCCACCCCGTGCCCAAAATCTCCCCGGGGAAGCCGAGCTCGCCCTGGGGTCCCATGGGTGCTCCCGTCCCCATTGCATGGGAAAGTGGGGGGGGcttccccccaaacccccccaaGCTGGAAATGGGGGGTTCGGGGATAAAATCACTGCGCTCCCGGGGGCACGGCCGCGTTCCcaagggtgggggggggggggggggggcgcgggggctgCTGTCCGCAGCCGAAGCAGGGGTCCCCGCAGCGCCTCCTCCCCCCCGGCGCTTGGGGGTCCCCGAAGCCCCTCGTGCCACCCCGAACGGCCGCAGCGTTTCTGGAAGGTTCTGCCAGAGCagggccgagcccccccccccccaaccaccaccccctcgcccccagcctcccctgctgctggggggcacgGCGGTGCCATCGCCTGCGGGGGACCCCCGAGCCCCAGGGCGGGtgctggggggccgggggcaggaTGAGGCCGTCCCCGGGGACGAGCGGCAGCaccgagcccccccccggccccccagcaCCTGGCCCTAAATAATTAAGGACAGCCAGGGAAATGGGGGCAGCCGCAgcggggtggcgggggggggcagcggtcaaccccggcccccccccccccaaccccaggGGCAGGGGTGGGGGCACGCAGGAGGCgatgctgagccccccccctcccccgatCCCCCGGGACCCCCAAGCCCCCGTGGGCAGTCCCGGGGGCGAGCACCCACGCGTGTCCGCGCACCgcccacccccccgccccaatGCACCGCGAGTCTGGgagcacggggggggggcacagagcctgcccccccaccccccgagGAACCCCAAACACCCGCGGGGGGGGGTCTCCAAGGGGGTCAAAGCCCCCCCTCAAGGGTGCACTGGGGGGGGTGGCtgcggggtgcgggggggggggggcgcgtgGGAACGGCGTCGGCGCGGCGCCCCCCCGGCTGTCCACCGCGCTGAGTGCACGCGTGTTTGCACGCGTGCGTGTGCATGCATGCGTGTGCATgcgtgtgcccccccccccccccgtgcccccccccgccctccccagCCGCACTCACCGGGTGCCTTTGTCTCCATGGCCCCGCGGATGCCgcggccgggcagcgccggCGGAGCTCGGAAAATTcccggtgggggggggggacgggaccgggaagggggggcggggggggggggggcaaggggggggCGCTGagcacggcacggcccggcccggcccggccccgagcGCTGCGCCCGCTGCAacgccgcggccccgccgagcGGCCCGGCccggagctggggggggggggggggggaacgggagggaggggggtgcacggggagggggggggggggcgcccccGCGCGGGCACGCGTGGGTGTGCACGGGGAGGGGCGTGCACGGGGAGGGGCGTGCACGGCGGGCTGGGCGCGCACACGCGCGGGGAGGGGCGTgcgcggggaggggagggcgtGGGCACGGTGCTGTGCGCGCGCACAGGGACGGGGAGGGGcgtgcacacacgcacacgcgCACGCACACCGCCGAGTGCATGCACACACGCGGGCACACACACGTAGAGGGAGCTGCGGGCACGGACACGCTGCTGTGCGCACACGTTCAGGGAGGGGCGTGCATGCACGCACTGCTGTGCACACACAGAGGGGGctgcgtgcacacacacactgccgtgcacacacacagcgTGCATGCACACACTGCTGTGCACACACACGTACAGGGAGctgcgtgcacacacacactgctgtgcacacacacagggaGAGGTGTGCATGCATACGCTGCTCTGCACACACATGTACAGGGAGCTGCGTGCAGGCACACACGCAGGGAGGGGTGTGCATGCACACTGCTGTGCACACACagagagctgtgtgtgtgcactctGCTGCGGACACACAAACAGGGAGGGGCATGCACGCACActgctctgcacacacacacagacaggtGTGCACACTGCTGTGCACACAgctgcatgcatgcacacactgcTGTGCGCACAGGTGTGCATGCACATGCTGTGCACACAGGGAGctgcgtgcacacacacaatgCTGTGCACACATGTACAGGGAGGGGCGTGCATGCACACTGCTGTGCACACACAGAGGGAGCTGCATGTGTCAACACTGCTGTGCACACAGAGGGAGCTGCACGCGTGCACACACTGCTGTGTGCACACAGGGAGGGGTGTGCACACGGTGctgtgcacatacacacacacaggaagGGAGGGGCGTGCATGCAGACAGCTGTGCACAGTGCATTCccctgtgcacacacacacacagggagGAACGCATGCACCCCCCTTTGCACACGTACACCTCCATGTGCATACACGGAGGTACCCAGGGGACAAGACTGCACACACCTGCGTGCACTGGCACAGAGGGAGGTGCAGCCCTCCCCCGGgtacacacatgcatgtgcctgtacacatgcatacacacagatacacacacacacaggcaggtacacgcacacacacactggtGTGCACACACGTGTAAAGAGAGGTGCACCCCCCATGCATGCAACAGAGGGAtgtgcacacacgcacacacctGTGCACACGCACCAGTGCAGGTGCACCACGCCTTGCACACCCACCctacacatgtgcacacacacggAGGGGtgcacgcccccccccccccttgcacACGTACACCTCCACATGCACACCCTTTGCACACACACGGACGCGGGCCCAGCGCTCCCCTGGGCtgggaggggcaggggcaggggacaccctccccccccaaatttCCTCCTCCAATGAAACCCAGCCGTTGCTGCGGGAAGCCCCTACCCTCCATCCTCATTGGCTGCTGCCACCACTTTCCCCGCCTCCTGCAGGAAAGCAGCCAATCAGGTCCGCTATGCAAATCAGGCCGAGGTTATTCCCATGGGCACCCCAAAAGCTCCCGGCCACGGCCCTGCGTGCACACGCGTGTggctgggggcaccccgggCACGGCCccctgctgggagcccagcactggaagcactgggagcactgggagcttGGCACGGGGTGTACTGGGAGTCTGGTACCGGGCATACTGGGAGCACTGAGAGCCCAGCACTGGGAGTCTGGCACTGGGTGTACTGGGTACACTGGGAACCtggcactgggggcactgggggcactgggagcacgACACTGGCCATACTGGGAGCCTAGCACTGGGTGCAGTGGGAATCCAGCCCTGGGTATAGTGGGTGTGCTGGTGGTTCAGCACTGGGTGCACTGGTAACGTGgcactggggggcactgggagccTGACACTGGCCACGCTGGGGGCCTGGCACTGAgtgcactgggagcactgggaatCCAGCCCTGGGTACAGTGGGTGTGCTGGTGGTTCAGCACTGGGTGCACTGGTAACGTGGCACTGGGTGCACTGGGAATGTGGCACTGGGTACACTGGGAACGTGGCACTGGGTACCCTGCATGCACTGGGAGCCTGGCACTGGCcacactgggagcactgggagcccAGCACAGGATGCACTGGGATCCTGGCACTGGGTGCACTGGGTGCACTGGAAACCCCGCACCgctccctgcctcagtttcccccagGTGCGGTGCCCCAGGGAGAGGAAGGGCGGCAGCGGTGCCCCAGGGCATGGGCATCCCCAtcccccatcccatccatccccatccccatcccatcccatcccatcccatcccatcccatccatcccatagatcccatcccatcccatccccatccccatccatcccatcccatcccatccgccatccccatccccatccccatccccatcccccatcccatccccatcccatcccatccccatcccatccatccccatcccatcccatcccatcccatcccatcccatcccatcccatccatccccatcccatcgcatccccatccccatcccatccccatcccacccatcCCAtgccca
This genomic window from Cygnus olor isolate bCygOlo1 chromosome 1, bCygOlo1.pri.v2, whole genome shotgun sequence contains:
- the LOC121057862 gene encoding uncharacterized protein LOC121057862 isoform X2, encoding MQGAATVQGALPSAGAVQGAVQGVVQTPCYGRCHATAPLFRELCEALCKGPAVQNAVQGALRSALQYEALCKGPVQGVVRGVVQRPCCARCLQDAGAVQDASAEQVAVQGTVQRPCSRCCARRCAKALLCKVSARCQCCARCRARCRAKALLRKVLCKMPVLCKVLCKALCKAPLQCKVPRRGPAARCVVQGAAQGVVQGVVQGAAPRTARLPASWEQRGTEGQGPGGGSPANPRAAERRGQAPRRHGDGRPHAPRALGRQHEASQRLPRPSQLLLVPKYPKGTPKKPSFAGGGCQRGAPPRLPWRTATRNGLSPDNLRSP
- the LOC121057862 gene encoding uncharacterized protein LOC121057862 isoform X1, with protein sequence MQGAATVQGALPSAGAVQGAVQGVVQTPCYGRCHATAPLFRELCEALCKGPAVQNAVQGAGAVQGVVQVPRKGPAVQGALRSALQYEALCKGPVQGVVRGVVQRPCCARCLQDAGAVQDASAEQVAVQGAVQGAVQRPCCARCSARCQCCARCCARRSAKRRCNAKCHAEALQRDALCKVQPKELCKELCKVPRHARPGSLQAGNSGARRGRVRGGGPRPTLAQRSAGGRRPDATVMGGRTLPGRWGGSTKPPRGFLALPSFCWFPNIRREPQKNQALQAGGASGVPLPASPGAQPPVMGSPRIICARREILLKLPWKIISGVSGRENN
- the LOC121057862 gene encoding uncharacterized protein LOC121057862 isoform X4; its protein translation is MLCKVPVLCKVLCKCHAKALLCKVLCEVLCSTRHCAKALFKALCEVLCKGPAVQGVCKMPVLCKMPVLSKLLCKALCKGPVQGAVQGVVLRPCCARCLQDASAVQGAVQGAVQRPCCARCSARCQCCARCCARRSAKRRCNAKCHAEALQRDALCKVQPKELCKELCKVPRHARPGSLQAGNSGARRGRVRGGGPRPTLAQRSAGGRRPDATVMGGRTLPGRWGGSTKPPRGFLALPSFCWFPNIRREPQKNQALQAGGASGVPLPASPGAQPPVMGSPRIICARREILLKLPWKIISGVSGRENN
- the LOC121057862 gene encoding keratin-associated protein 10-4-like isoform X5, with product MLCKVLCEVLCSTRHCAKALFKALCEVLCKGPAVQGVCKMPVLCKMPVLSKLLCKALCKGPVQGAVQGVVLRPCCARCLQDASAVQGAVQDASAEQGTVQGAVQGAVQRPCCARCSARCQCCARCCARRSAKRRCNAKCHAEALQRDALCKVQPKELCKELCKVPRHARPGSLQAGNSGARRGRVRGGGPRPTLAQRSAGGRRPDATVMGGRTLPGRWGGSTKPPRGFLALPSFCWFPNIRREPQKNQALQAGGASGVPLPASPGAQPPVMGSPRIICARREILLKLPWKIISGVSGRENN
- the LOC121057862 gene encoding keratin-associated protein 10-4-like isoform X3, whose amino-acid sequence is MLCKVPVLCKVLCKCHAKALLCKVLCEVLCSTRHCAKALFKALCEVLCKGPAVQGVCKMPVLCKMPVLSKLLCKALCKGPVQGAVQGVVLRPCCARCLQDASAVQGAVQDASAEQGTVQGAVQGAVQRPCCARCSARCQCCARCCARRSAKRRCNAKCHAEALQRDALCKVQPKELCKELCKVPRHARPGSLQAGNSGARRGRVRGGGPRPTLAQRSAGGRRPDATVMGGRTLPGRWGGSTKPPRGFLALPSFCWFPNIRREPQKNQALQAGGASGVPLPASPGAQPPVMGSPRIICARREILLKLPWKIISGVSGRENN